A single genomic interval of Rhinatrema bivittatum chromosome 12, aRhiBiv1.1, whole genome shotgun sequence harbors:
- the LOC115074294 gene encoding indolethylamine N-methyltransferase-like, with protein sequence MTFTSMYKSRAHAEQSKQEIKCDVTNSNPLAPVVLPKAGAVLTVGCLECACKDLDTYWAVLRNLSSLLKIGGHLIITSILGSTSFMSGSKQFSILTLEEEFLRKAVMEAGLAIKDLELLPRDYDKEVFQFCDYDCNIYLVACKKNDV encoded by the exons ATGACCTTCACATCTATGTACAAATCCAGAGCTCATGCAGAGCAG TCAAAACAAGAGATAAAATGTGATGTCACTAACAGCAACCCCCTGGCACCAGTGGTGCTGCCAAAAGCAGGCGCCGTGCTCACCGTTGGCTGCCTGGAATGCGCTTGCAAAGATCTGGATACCTACTGGGCTGTCCTGAGAAATCTCTCATCCCTGCTGAAAATAGGGGGCCACTTAATCATCACCAGTATCCTGGGCAGTACCTCCTTCATGTCTGGGTCAAAGCAATTCTCAATCCTGACCTTGGAAGAAGAGTTCCTGAGGAAAGCAGTTATGGAAGCCGGATTAGCCATCAAGGATCTGGAGCTGCTGCCCCGCGATTATGATAAAGAAGTTTTTCAGTTCTGTGATTACGACTGTAACATTTATCTTGTGGCATGCAAGAAGAATGATGTTTAA